The Changchengzhania lutea genomic sequence CTAGCCTGTTGTGAAAATTGCATTGGAGCAATAAGTGTTACGTAAAGAACCATCGTTAAAAACGGTGGCTTTGGTTTTCAGATTAGACCCAATGGGTCATAACTATGATGTTCTTGATATTTGACATATCGTCTTATAATTGATTCATCTAATCCTACTGTGCTTAAAAAATATCCTCTTGACCAAAAATGATTGTCCCAATATGGCTTCTGTTTCAGGTTTGGGTATATTTTGAAAAGTTTGATTACCATCTTCCCTTTCAATATACTGTAGGCTTCCCCTTTTTAGGACACGTTAAAATTCGACAAATAATTACATTTTTTTGAAAACCTAGCTGGCTTTTGGAAACTAGTCCTTAATCTGATACTATATATCAGCATTCCGTAAATTTAAGATTATTTTGACAGTTTAAATATTCTTTTGGCGTCAGTTTCGTGTGGCTTTTAAAAGTGGTAAAAAATGAATCATAGGAAATAAAACCTACCTTACCAGATAAATTTTCTAACATTGAGGCATCTAGACTCCCTTGATCAATAAGTTTTAGAGCATCTTCTATTCTACAGTAATCTTTATATTGTTTAAAAGAAACTATTGAGTGATATTTAAAAATATAATGAACATGACTTGAGGGTATGTTTAATAGCTCTACAAAATTTTGATACGAAAATTTAGTGTTTCTAAAAGGGTGTTTTTCTTGAACAATATTTTCAATATCAGCAATATAAGGCAACACGTTTTTTATGTTACAACTATGCTTCTTGTTATCAAGTTTTGAAATATTCGCTAAATCATATATCCAGATACTATTGTTAACCGTTGTTATTTTTTGAATTTCTATTAACCTTTTTTCTAATTTTGGATACCCATATAAAATTTCGGGATTAATCAAAATTTTACCATAGACAAACAACCAAGGTATAATAGTTACAAAAGAAAAGTTATGTGCTTGAAGTAATTGATTGGAAATCTTTTCAGAATAGACTGAATATAAAATTCTTAAAAATAAAAATGTTGAAATTATAAAAACAAAAAAAGTCCAATTTTTTATTAGGTAATAATGTCTTAAGTCAACGGACTTACTACAGTCTTGCCTCCATAAGTTCTTATAAAGAAGATTAAAGGACAAAATTAAATAAGCTAAAAAGAATACAACCAAACTCATAAAACGTATGTTTTCAATTGATTGGTTTTTTAAAATGGGAAAATATCCTTGCCCTAAATTTAGGACTAAAATCAAAAATGGATAGAGGAAATGGATTAAATCCTTTTTGTGAAAATATTTATAATCTTTGATTAAAGATTTAAAATATAGATATAAACACGGCACAACAGTAAGGTAGACTGGTGAAATGTATTTTGGATTTAGAATAGGTATGGTAGTGTTGGTAATTTCCAAAAAACCAATTAAGATGTTTCTAGTTGAACACAAAACAAGAATGACCACCAAATAAATATTAACTAACTTATTGGATCCATATGAAAATAACATCAGTGATATCACAAATAAACCTAAGATGCCAACTAAAATCAAGGTTGAGTTCACAAAAAAAGGGGGCATGATTTTTATTTTTTGTTTAATTACAATTTAAATATAACGTTTTAAGTTTACAAAATTTTTAAAATAATTCTATTCGTTAAACATTTATAAATAAACTTCTAATAGACTTGCGTCCTCTGCGCTAATTTTTAAATGATCTATACTGGCTGGAAGCAATAATGTTTCCCCATTTTTTATGCTATAAGTGTTGTTTTGATGCTCTATCTTTAAAGAACCACCGACACACATATAGATAACAAAAGAATCAATATCTGCATAATCCCTTTCTATTTTGCCTGAAACATTAATAATATTGGTTTTAAAATAAGGTGAGTGGACTAACTTATTGGAAACATTAACATGGTTATCATACTTTGTCTTATAATCATCGTAAGCTTTAAAGTCAATGGCCTTCATAGCTAAATCCGTATGTAATTCTCTTTTCGCTCCTGTTTTCTTATCAACTCTATCATAATCGTAAATTCGATATGTTATGTTCGATGTTTGTTGAATCTCAGCCAATAATACGCCAGCTCCAATGGCATGTATTCTTCCTGTAGGGATATAAAATGCATCTCCCTTTTTTACCTTTTCTATATTTAATATGTCGCTTAAAGTTGAATTGTTAAGGTGCATAATATAGTTTTCTTGTTCAACTTTTTGATTAAAACCAACTATCAATTCAGCATGATCTTCAGCCTCCATCACATACCACATTTCATTTTTTCCCACCCCAAATACGATAGCTATAAACTGGATTAAATTTTAAAGGATATAATTCCATTTTGTTTTAAGATTATTTTATAATTAAGTATTTATTGGACTGAATTGTTAATTCTCCAAGTAAAATATTCTCGTTCTTTTCTAATGTTATTTTATTAGAATTTTCACCAAAATTAAAGTAGCATTTAATAGTGGTCCCTTTAAATGTTCTGGAAAACCCTATGACACCATTTAAAAAAGACAATTGTTTGTATTTACCATATTGAAGGGCTGGCTCTGAATTTCGCAAAGCAATGAGTTTCTTGTAATTGTTTAATAAAGAATTTTCATCTTTCGCTAAAGATTCTACATTTAAACAGGTATGATTTTCATGAACCTTTATCCAAGGGGGTTTATTTGAAAAATCAGCAAATTTGGTAGCATTCCATTGCATCGGACTTCTAGATTTATCTCTGTTATGCTTATTTCCTATTATAAGGGCTTCTTCCTTAGACTTTCCATTATCTAAAGCCAAATGATAGTGTGTTCGACCTTGAATATCCATCATTTCATCTATTGAATTTGCTTCAATGTTCTCCATGCCAATTTCTTCTCCATAATATATAAAAGGAACGCCTTTTGCCGTTAGCATTAAAGCTGCTAAAGTTTCAGCTCTTTCAGGATTATTGTTTGCCAGACGATTTATAAGACGTGGCATGTCATGACTTCCAAAAAATAATGTTGGATAGTTGCTCATGTTTTTTTCCATGCTTTGCAACTCATCAAATATTCGTTGTGCAGAAAATTCAGAAATACTTCCAAAATTAAAATTGAATATAACATCTAATAATTCTGTCCCTTGATATTGTTTTAAAACGTCAATTTTATCGCTTCCTATTTCTCCAACTATAAAACGGTTATCGTATTCATTAACGGTCGCTCGGATCCTTTTCATGGCCTCTTTAACACCTTTTTGATTAATATCATTTAGGTGTTCCTGTTCTCCTTTTTCATTTGTTGGATTGTCTAAAGTGATACCTTCTGTAGTCAAAAAGTTGATAACATCCAACCGAAATCCGTCAACACCCATATCCAACCAAAACCTTAGGACATCCTGAATTTCTTTAACAACTTTTGGGTTTCCCCAATTAAGATCAGCCATTTTAACATCAAACTGATGGTAATAATATTGGTTTGTTGTGCTATCCAATTCCCAAGCAGATCCACCAAAAAAAGACTCCCAATTATTGGGTTGGTCTTTCCAAATATAATAATCCCTGTAAGGATTGTCTTTTGATTTTTTTGACTCTTGAAACCATTTTGATTCGGTAGACGTGTGATTTAACACCAAATCCATAATTATTTTGATGTCTTTTTTATGTGCTTCATTTAAGAAAAATTTAAAATCTTCCAAGGTTCCATAAGTTGAATCGATTTTATAATAATCAGAAACATCATATCCATTATCTACTTTTGGCGATTGTAAAAAAGGCGTTAACCAAATCCCTTTAATTCCCAAGTTTTGAATATAATCTAATTTGGATGTTAATCCTTTAAAATCGCTATAACCATCGCCATTGCTATCTTTGTAACTGGGCATATAAATTTCATAGAAAACAGTTTCTTTCCACCATGTTTTATCTGATGAACCTGAAATAGTCTTTGAATTGCATGAAGAAATCAATAGAAGACATAAAAGAAATGGAACAACCGCTTTCATGCGCTATGCTTTCGATTTATAGTGATAATCTATTACCACCTCATCTGCATATAATTTTCCGCTTTTCTCTGAAATAACAGCTTTTTGAGGAACAAAGATCAATAAAGCTGAATGCTCTTTGGCGACATTAAAAATAAAACTACCTATTACATTTTCAGCAATAAATGCTCTTTGAATGGCATCGTAAATCTTTAATTCTTGTTCTCCTGTTGAAATGGTTACGGCTTTAACTTCTGGATTTGGATTGTAATATAGATATGAAGGATGTGCTTCGGATTTATAAAAATCTGTTGCTAACAAATCTAACTGCAAGATATTATCAACGTTGGTTTTAGAAATAATGGCTCCCGCAATGCCTACATGCCCACTTCCATAAACACTGAACTGAGACACTTTCGGGTTGTCTTTGTTCCAATGCATGCCATCTCCAATGGCTACAGGGGCTTCAATATGTTCATACTGCTCATAATGTGCTTTTTTAATAAGCCCTTCGTAGGCAATGACGCCTTTAGTATGTGCTTTCTCTTCAGGAATTGTTTGATGCTCGTCTGGAATTTCATTAGGATAAAATAATCGGGATGCATTGGCTGCGTTCAACATCCATTTCCCTATAGCATTTGCATAGCGTTGATCGTATCTAACCATGGGCACTAAAGGCCACATAGTATCATAGGTATTCATTAAAAACCCAAAACCTCCATGATCTACAGTGCTTCCAACAATTCCCGAAATATCATAACCATTCCAATTGTCAACGAGAACGCCCCAACCTTTTCTACAAACCGAGGTACCATCAAAAGTCCAATCCAATATTTTTGAATAGTCATAATTGGTGTCTTCTTCGGCATTTAATCTGGCCGCTACATAAGCTCCAAAAGGCATTAATATTTCATAAAACCTATTTTCTTCCAGGTTTAAAAGTGCTTCTAATGATGATTTCGCAGCCTCTAAGTATTTTGGATCATTAAATTTCTGATAGGCGGCATACAATACATAAGCATGTCCTGCAGCCACATCTTCTTGTGCACAAATCCAATTTTTAGTGGGTTCCATAGTGGCGTAATTAAAAAAGGAATAGCCGTAATCACCATTTAAAACAGCATCAGCCTCATAAAACTTATCGGCTACAGAACGTAAAATAGGTTCAAAACCATTTTCGTTTGGATAAAAATCCGCTACCGCATAAAACATCACGTTGGGGTACACATCATACCACCAATCGCGGGCATAACCACCACCTAATTGAGCTACTTCTGGGCAGGTATTGTTCATCATAATATCCCATTTCGTTTCAGAATTGAAATAATTTTTTAGCATGCCTGTATAATTTTCACCGTTCTGGTTCGATTTATCTACACCTACCAAACTGCCCCCTAACACCGAACCAATACTCGCCAAGGATTCATGAAAAATACCATCATAATGTGCTATTCCTTGTCTAACATCTCCCATTGCTGTATAAATCCCGTAGGTTTCTTGATCTACATTTTTACGGGAATTATCTTTCCAGATTAAGGGCCAATACATTCCTGTTTGGTTGGGGTCGTACACCAATCTATCATAATCTTTTGCTATCTGGTGGAAGTCGATAATCTTAAATGGTTTTGGTAAATTGGGCATGGCATCAATCCTGCTCAAATGAAGTTGATCGACTGGATTTTCTATAGTTAATTTTGATGCTTCGGTTTTACATGAATAAATACCCAAACCAATCATTAAAACTAGGATGTACTTCATTATTTTCATCTGTAATATTCTTTTTTTATTGAACTGTCGTAACATCTACCTCTATAGCATCTTTATTTTGAGTGCCTATATTTTTAGATGTGAATGTTTCATTTTCTAATGTTTCTTGCTGTTTTAAAAGCTGCTTCGCAATAATTATGGAAAGCAATTGAAGTACACCAATAATCAATAAGGCGTATCTTAATGCGATGTCCGTATTTATATAAAAAGCGATCACCAAAAAAGTACCTGCTCCTAAAAAACGACCGACAAACAGACCAAATTCATGATTTAAAATATAGGAAAACTCATTTCTGTTTTCTATTGATGAAAGTAAATCTATAACTTTTAATTGAATAGGAAAATAAGCAATATCAAGAACCGGTCTCGCTATCAATAATAAAAACATAAATAAGATGACGCCTGTTGTATTAAAAAGCAACCCATTAAAAAATGATGCTAAGAAAAAGCAAATGAGCCCCACGGAAAAAATAGCCAATCGGTGTTTGGGTTTTGAATATTTCCCTAGAAGCAGCATAATTACAGCGGCTATAACGGCGCCTATTGATATTGCCGAACCCAATGCGCCTTCTGATTGGAAAAATTTCATCATTAACATGGCAGGTGCCGTAACTATAAAACCTTGTGCCAACCCCTTTAATACGGCCAATTGAAGCATTTTTTTCCAGAGTTTGTGAAATTTAAAATATAAAAACTTTTCATTCTTTGGTTTTTCATAGGTCCCAAAATGAAATACGATAGATGCTAAAATGGTAATTCCAAAAACAATCATGGTTATCACCCTATAAGCTGAATTAACACCTTCATTTGACAAATCGCCTTCCACTTCCCCGCTCATTAAAAACCATCCTATAAGGACAGGTACCGTAGATGCAATGATGGTGTAAAGAAATGTTTCTAAACCATAATAAAAATTTCGTGTTCTATCTTTTGTGGTAGCTAGCACCAAATAGTCTCTATTGGCCCAATACAGCCCAAAAGACATGCCCATAATTAAACCGGCAATGGCTATTCCTGTATAATTAATTTCATCTAAAGACATCATAAACACCATGGAAACACCACTTAGTATCATTCCCAAAGAAAATAATCTTTTGATATTGATTTTGTTCAATAAAAATCCATTTATAAAAAAAGTAATGGGAATCCCCACATAAATTGCCAATTGATATAAAATAACTTTTGATGGATCGTTAGAATTTCTCATGATGTACGACGCAACAAAAATATCGATTACGGGTAACACAAAAGCATAAATGGTATTTGTAAGTATCAGTATTTTTGCACTTCTCGTAAAATCTTTTAATCCTACTTTTGCTAAATCTATCATTATTGTCCTAGTGTTTTTAATATTTGATTCATTGAAAAGCTAGCCAAACAGACATGTTCATCTGATGCTCCATAATACATTTTGATGGTATCTCCATCGACTATATGTCCGTTGGTAAAAACTACATTTCCAAAAAATCCAGTTTGTTCATAACTAGCAATGGATTCCATAATGGGCTCTTCAGAACGCGCAATGACTATTGAAGGGTTTTCTAAATCCAATAAAATGGCTCCTAAACAATAGCGGTTTCCCTCTGTAGCACCATGATAAATTTCCAACCACCCTTTATCCGTTTTAATGGGGGCAGCCCCTGCCCCTAATCGTTTGCTGTCAAACTTACCAGCTCGTGTTTTTGCTATACATTTATGATTGCCCCAATGCACACTATCTGGGGACTCTGCAAGCCATATATAGTTTCCCCCTAGTTCTGGGCTGCTTGGTCTATGAAGCGCGAAATATTTACCATTTATTTTTTCTTCAAAAATGGCGCAATCTTTATTGTGCGGACTAAATATCATGCCCTTCTTTTCAAAATTTTTCCAATCCTTTGTAGTCCTTAAACCAACGCCTACACCATTGGGTGACACCATAGTATAGGTTAAATAATAGGTGTCTTCAATTTTTGAAACCCTACAATCTTCAATACCATAACTTTCATAGTCGCCTTCTCCAAAAAGTGACGGATATAGTTCTGATGCTTCGAAGTTGGTTCCGTCGTCGCTAAAAAGCAATCTAAGGTGGGATATGGTTGTTAAATAATCTGTGCCATCATAACTGATAACTCTGGCATCAGATGCATCCAGCTTTGGTTCATCTAAGTCGAAATCCAAAATTTCCACTTTACCAAAGTCATTGTAAATGGGTACGGACAGGAGGCCTTCTTTTTGAACCGTACGTTCTGCCACCCTTACAAGAAGCCCTATTTTTCCATTAAATTCAAACACGCCGGGATTTAGCAAACATTCAATGATCATATTCTCATTGCTAGGTTCTAAATCTTTGGGAGACAATAATGGGTTTTGTTTATATCGAATTGCTATATCTGCCATATCTCATTTAATTTAATATTGAAGAATAAAAAAAAGAATATCGTTTTTTTAGGGCTTGTTTAGAAATCATAAAAAAGAGAAGTAGTAATTATAAAAAACAACCACTTCTCTACAAATTAAACTAAACTCAAAAACAATTATTTATAAAAAGATGTTTAATAACCTGGATTTTGTGTAATTGCACCTCCAGATCTATCAATATCCAGTTGTGGAATTGGATATAAATTATGTTTATCCTCGAAGTTTCTTCCAAGCCCTGTTAATACTGCTTTAGCTGTTCCCCATCTTTTTAAGTCGTTAAATCTTTGAGATTCCCAACCTAATTCAACTCTTCTTTCGTGCATTAACCAATCCTTTATTTCAGATGCATTTGTTGAACTTGCTCTGTCTGGTAACGTTCCTGGAGGTATTACAGATCCATCAGCTGTTGAACTTGTTCTTGCTCTGTTTCTTATTTGATTAATTATGGCAATGGCTCCAGATAGGTCCCCAGTTTCAAGAAGTGCTTCAGCTTTCCATAATAATACATCGGCATACCGGATAAATACTTTATTTCCAGGGCCATCATCATTACCACGATAATCTGTTGTAGATCCTAATATTTTATTTGAACGTTGATTGGGCACATCTATGGTGTATAATAATCTTGGATCATTGGTTTCAAAAGCAGCTAAAAAATCACTTGTTGGCGCAAAAAAGCCCCATTCTGTTGGTGCACCAAGACCATTTCCATTTCGTGGTGATTCTCCTGTACGGTGATCATAGGCGAAAATCACTTCATTTTCGGTAAATTCTAAATTAGCATCAAAACTGTCAAAATATTCTCCATTTAGGTTATAATTTCCTAACCCATCCAATTCCGAAATTAAAGTTAATACTTCTGGCCAATTCTCATCATACAATGCTATTTTTCCCTGTAAAGCAATAATAGCCCCTTTTGACACTCTCCATGGATCTGCTGGATCTGGGTATTTTGCATTGGTTGCTAATGTCTTAGCTGCTGTTAAATCTGAAGCTATTTGTAGCTTAACCTCGGCTGCAGGAACTCTAACGGAAAGCTCAATTGCAGCTGCAATTGATTCTGGAAAAGCAAGCACCAGTGGCACATCTCCAAAATTGTTTACCAAATCAAAATAATAATAAGCTCTTAAAAAATAAACTTCAGATAATAATTGATTCTTACGGGCATCACTCATGCCTGCTTCTTGAACAAATTCAGTATCGGTTAAAAATTTTATGGCAAGGTTCGATCTAGAAATACCTTCATAATCAAATATCCAAATTCCTGTGGGACCTCCATTCACCGGCGTAAAAGTAAAATTACCAATTTTATCCATCCAAGCTTGATCACCGTCAGGATTCCATTTTTTATTCATATCATTAGCCGCCATGTCCTGTACAATAATATCACCTCTAAATACAACTCCTAAATTCCATTGCCAATCAGGAACAACACCATTTAAGGTGTTTTTAAGTGGTCCGTAGGCTGTGGTAACCGCAAACTCTAATGTAGTGATTGATGGTGTTGTATCAAGTAAATCTTCAGTGAGAAACCCTATAGGCTTTTCATTTAATTCATCATTGCAACCTACGAAGGTTGTAAAGAAGAATATCAAAACGAGGCTTTTAAATATATTTTTCATGATTAACAATTTTTTAAATTAAAATTTAATATTTACACCAAATAAAAATGATTGAGAAGAAGGATAGGTTCCTTTATCAATTAAATCTGTAGTTTCGGGATCTAAGCCAGAATAATCCGTTGAAGTAAAAAGATTTTGAGCAGAGATATAAAGACGCATATCTTGAACTAATGGTACTGATTTTATAGTATAACCAAGTTCAATATTTTTAAGACGTAAATAGGATGCGTCTTCTACATAAATACTTGATGGGTTAGAGCTTCCATTATCATCAAATGTAACGCGGGGTATGCTGTTGCTGGTTCCTGCCCCATCCCAAGCCCCTAGAATAGCTGTAGTATAGTTAAAAGGACGTGTATCGTAATCTACAATTTTCTTGCCATCGTTATATCTATCTATACCCTCAACACCTTGAAAAAGCATAGAAAAATCAAACCCTTTATAATCTGCAGACAATGATAGCCCATACGTAAAGTCTGGTATTGATGAACCTATAATTTCTCTATCCTTATCCAGAGAAATTAGTCCGTCTCCATTTACATCTTTAAATTTAATATCTCCAGGCACTACACTATTCCCTGCGGCTAAATGACTATCTATCTCTGCTTGATCTTGGTATATGCCAATCATGGTAAAGCCATAATAAGAATTTATTGCAGATCCAACTTCAGTTCTTATTTGATCTCCTGTAATATTAGGTACTAGCACATTAAGGGCTTCAACTTTATTTTTTAAAGTAGCAAAATTTGCATTTATACCGTATTTAAATTCATGATCTGAATTTCTATAATTTGCTGAAAATTCAAATCCTTTATTACTCACTTTACCCGTATTAAAAATAGTAGGATCAATAAACCCTGCTACAGATACAGGAAGACTTATATTTAGTAAAATATCGTTAGTATCCTTTGTGTAATATTCGGCTGTTAGTGCCAATTTATTATTAAATAAGCCTACATCAAGACCAATATTTGTTTGGGTACTGGTCTCCCAACTTACATCAGGATTCGATAATCGAGACTGTCTAACCAAACCATTTTCTTGAGATATCAATGGTAAGTAACTATAGTCAGGAATGTTTTGGTTTCCAAGTTGCCCCCAACTTGCTCTTAATTTTAAATTGGACAACCACTCTACATCACTTAAAAATTCTTCGGCAGAGATTTTCCAACCCGCTGAAAAAGATGGAAAATATCCCCATTGTTTGTCTTCTGCGAATTTCGAAGAGCCATCTGCTCTAATATTAGCAGTAAACATATATTTATTATCATAAACATAGGATGATGATGCAAAATATGAGAATAATGCGAATTCTGAAGCACTTCCCCCATTTCCATCATCTTCTAAACCTCCAAAATCTAAAAATCTAAATTCATTAGTAGTAAATGGAAAACGACTTCTACTAGCACCTATTCCAGATTCTAAATTGTCTATAAATTCCATTCCAACCAAGGCTGTAAAATCATGTAGGTCATTAAATGTTTTTGTATAGTTCAAGACATTATTATAAGTAATTGTATATTTCTCTCCTCTACTTTCATTTAAACTGTTAGGCCTGTTATTTCTACCCATCAATTGTTCTGCAGGGGTATTTCCACCATCTGGATCACCAAAATTTGCATGAAAGGATTTGTCATGATAAAATGAATAATCGATACCCAAATTGGTTCTGAATGTTAGATTTTTATCTTTTAAAAATGCATATTCTGCATATACATTACCAAAGGTGTTAAATGTTTTTCGAACATCGTCTGTAAAAAACACTTGAGCAATTGGATTACCAGGTCTGTCAAAATTTTGATCAAATCCTGTAGGTGTGAAAAATGGCAAATCGGTAAAAGGATCCCTTTCTGAATAGGTAGGGTCATTAACATCTTTATAAACCGAAAGAATAGGAGCCCTTAATAAGGCAAACCTAATAACACTCTCTCCTGTAGACGCTATGGCATCTTGTGTTGTATGAGATAATTGAACATTTGCTCCAACTTTTAAACGCTCTGTTAGATTTGCATTAAGATTGGTTCTAAAATTAATTCTTTTGTATTTATCTCTATCAAAAACTACAGCACCGTCTTCATCGTAATAGCCTAAGGACATTAAATATTGTGATTTGTCACTGCCTCCACTAGCACTCAATTGCAAATTTTGAGATCGTCCAGTTTCAAACAATTCATCAAGCCAATCAGTATCTGCTAAATCTGTTCTACTTTTATATGCTGTATAGGGATTGGGATCAGTTCTATTAGAATTATTATAAGCTTTTTCTACTGTATTTAGATATTGATCTGTATTTAATAAAGTCGGAAGGTTAGTTACATTATGAATTCCTGTAAAATAGTTTACATCAAAACTAACTTTTCCTTTTGACCCACTGTTGGTCTCAATAAGTACCACACCATTACCTGCTCGTGCGCCATATACTGCAGCGGCAGCAGCATCTTTTAGAATAGTCATTTTTTTAACATCTCCTTGATTTAAAAAACTAATATCTGTTGTAGGAATCCCATCAACTACATATAATGGGCTTCCATCCAGAAAAGAGTTTTGACCACGAATTTGTATTTGAATAGGTGCTCCAGGAGCCCCAGAATTTGATGTTACCTGTACGCCTGCAATTTGTCCTTGTAAGGCTTGCGCAATATTAGGGACTCTTGTTTTTTCAAGATCTCCCAAATCAACAACCGAAACAGCAGATGTAACATTAGATTTTTTTACTGATGAATATCCTACAAGGACAATCTCATCAAGTGCCTGTGAATCTTCAACCAATACGACATCAATAACTGTCTTTCCATTAACAGAAACTTCCTTTGTTGTATATCCTAAAAAGCTAAAAACCAAAATGGCGTTTGGTTCTACATTATCGATGGTATAGTTACCATCAAAATCGGTCACCGTTCCTTTAGAGGTGTTTTGTACAATAATGTTTACACCAGGTATGGCACCATTACTATCTGAAACAGTACCTGTAATTGTTTGGGCCAGCACAGTTCCCCCAAATAATAATACA encodes the following:
- a CDS encoding transposase; its protein translation is MVIKLFKIYPNLKQKPYWDNHFWSRGYFLSTVGLDESIIRRYVKYQEHHSYDPLGLI
- a CDS encoding helix-turn-helix domain-containing protein, with amino-acid sequence MSLVVFFLAYLILSFNLLYKNLWRQDCSKSVDLRHYYLIKNWTFFVFIISTFLFLRILYSVYSEKISNQLLQAHNFSFVTIIPWLFVYGKILINPEILYGYPKLEKRLIEIQKITTVNNSIWIYDLANISKLDNKKHSCNIKNVLPYIADIENIVQEKHPFRNTKFSYQNFVELLNIPSSHVHYIFKYHSIVSFKQYKDYCRIEDALKLIDQGSLDASMLENLSGKVGFISYDSFFTTFKSHTKLTPKEYLNCQNNLKFTEC
- a CDS encoding class I mannose-6-phosphate isomerase, with product MEAEDHAELIVGFNQKVEQENYIMHLNNSTLSDILNIEKVKKGDAFYIPTGRIHAIGAGVLLAEIQQTSNITYRIYDYDRVDKKTGAKRELHTDLAMKAIDFKAYDDYKTKYDNHVNVSNKLVHSPYFKTNIINVSGKIERDYADIDSFVIYMCVGGSLKIEHQNNTYSIKNGETLLLPASIDHLKISAEDASLLEVYL
- a CDS encoding alpha-glucosidase yields the protein MKAVVPFLLCLLLISSCNSKTISGSSDKTWWKETVFYEIYMPSYKDSNGDGYSDFKGLTSKLDYIQNLGIKGIWLTPFLQSPKVDNGYDVSDYYKIDSTYGTLEDFKFFLNEAHKKDIKIIMDLVLNHTSTESKWFQESKKSKDNPYRDYYIWKDQPNNWESFFGGSAWELDSTTNQYYYHQFDVKMADLNWGNPKVVKEIQDVLRFWLDMGVDGFRLDVINFLTTEGITLDNPTNEKGEQEHLNDINQKGVKEAMKRIRATVNEYDNRFIVGEIGSDKIDVLKQYQGTELLDVIFNFNFGSISEFSAQRIFDELQSMEKNMSNYPTLFFGSHDMPRLINRLANNNPERAETLAALMLTAKGVPFIYYGEEIGMENIEANSIDEMMDIQGRTHYHLALDNGKSKEEALIIGNKHNRDKSRSPMQWNATKFADFSNKPPWIKVHENHTCLNVESLAKDENSLLNNYKKLIALRNSEPALQYGKYKQLSFLNGVIGFSRTFKGTTIKCYFNFGENSNKITLEKNENILLGELTIQSNKYLIIK
- a CDS encoding MFS transporter, whose amino-acid sequence is MIDLAKVGLKDFTRSAKILILTNTIYAFVLPVIDIFVASYIMRNSNDPSKVILYQLAIYVGIPITFFINGFLLNKINIKRLFSLGMILSGVSMVFMMSLDEINYTGIAIAGLIMGMSFGLYWANRDYLVLATTKDRTRNFYYGLETFLYTIIASTVPVLIGWFLMSGEVEGDLSNEGVNSAYRVITMIVFGITILASIVFHFGTYEKPKNEKFLYFKFHKLWKKMLQLAVLKGLAQGFIVTAPAMLMMKFFQSEGALGSAISIGAVIAAVIMLLLGKYSKPKHRLAIFSVGLICFFLASFFNGLLFNTTGVILFMFLLLIARPVLDIAYFPIQLKVIDLLSSIENRNEFSYILNHEFGLFVGRFLGAGTFLVIAFYINTDIALRYALLIIGVLQLLSIIIAKQLLKQQETLENETFTSKNIGTQNKDAIEVDVTTVQ
- a CDS encoding glycoside hydrolase family 130 protein, with protein sequence MADIAIRYKQNPLLSPKDLEPSNENMIIECLLNPGVFEFNGKIGLLVRVAERTVQKEGLLSVPIYNDFGKVEILDFDLDEPKLDASDARVISYDGTDYLTTISHLRLLFSDDGTNFEASELYPSLFGEGDYESYGIEDCRVSKIEDTYYLTYTMVSPNGVGVGLRTTKDWKNFEKKGMIFSPHNKDCAIFEEKINGKYFALHRPSSPELGGNYIWLAESPDSVHWGNHKCIAKTRAGKFDSKRLGAGAAPIKTDKGWLEIYHGATEGNRYCLGAILLDLENPSIVIARSEEPIMESIASYEQTGFFGNVVFTNGHIVDGDTIKMYYGASDEHVCLASFSMNQILKTLGQ
- a CDS encoding RagB/SusD family nutrient uptake outer membrane protein, yielding MKNIFKSLVLIFFFTTFVGCNDELNEKPIGFLTEDLLDTTPSITTLEFAVTTAYGPLKNTLNGVVPDWQWNLGVVFRGDIIVQDMAANDMNKKWNPDGDQAWMDKIGNFTFTPVNGGPTGIWIFDYEGISRSNLAIKFLTDTEFVQEAGMSDARKNQLLSEVYFLRAYYYFDLVNNFGDVPLVLAFPESIAAAIELSVRVPAAEVKLQIASDLTAAKTLATNAKYPDPADPWRVSKGAIIALQGKIALYDENWPEVLTLISELDGLGNYNLNGEYFDSFDANLEFTENEVIFAYDHRTGESPRNGNGLGAPTEWGFFAPTSDFLAAFETNDPRLLYTIDVPNQRSNKILGSTTDYRGNDDGPGNKVFIRYADVLLWKAEALLETGDLSGAIAIINQIRNRARTSSTADGSVIPPGTLPDRASSTNASEIKDWLMHERRVELGWESQRFNDLKRWGTAKAVLTGLGRNFEDKHNLYPIPQLDIDRSGGAITQNPGY